In a single window of the Cygnus olor isolate bCygOlo1 chromosome 5, bCygOlo1.pri.v2, whole genome shotgun sequence genome:
- the BMF gene encoding bcl-2-modifying factor isoform X3, with product MDRPSYLEEDYSSLDGLDDDVFHSDDFGLAGQPGEMTATGIFTQNQSYSCLLGRFQLFPLTHCCGPGVRHPEQQDKATQTLSPSSSSQDVMLPCGVTEEPRRLFYGNAGYRLHVPPVGFALDRHLQEEPQEGQQEARAEVQIARKLQCIADQFHRLHIQRLPSPMAK from the exons ATGGATCGCCCCAGCTACCTGGAAGAGGACTATTCTAGCCTGGATGGGCTGGACGATGACGTGTTTCACTCTGATGACTTTGGACTTGCAGGTCAGCCTGGTGAGATGACTGCAACAGGCATTTTCACACAGAACCAGTCCTACAGCTGCCTTCTGGGGAGGTTTCAACTATTTCCCCTCACACACTGCTGTGGTCCCGGTGTCAGGCATCCTGAGCAGCAGGACAAGGCAACTCAAACACTCAGCCCGTCCTCTTCCAGTCAGGATGTTATGTTGCCTTGTGGAGTCACTGAAGAGCCCCGGAGACTCTTCTATG GGAATGCTGGTTACCGTTTACACGTCCCTCCAGTTGGCTTTGCATTGGATCGACACCTCCAAGAGGAGCCTCAGGAAGGTCAGCAGGAGGCGCGTGCTGAGGTGCAGATTGCACGGAAGTTGCAGTGCATTGCAGACCAGTTCCACCGGCTCCACATACAGAGG cTACCCTCGCCAATGGCAAAGTAA
- the BMF gene encoding bcl-2-modifying factor isoform X4, protein MDRPSYLEEDYSSLDGLDDDVFHSDDFGLAGQPGEMTATGIFTQNQSYSCLLGRFQLFPLTHCCGPGVRHPEQQDKATQTLSPSSSSQDVMLPCGVTEEPRRLFYGNAGYRLHVPPVGFALDRHLQEEPQEGQQEARAEVQIARKLQCIADQFHRLHIQRN, encoded by the exons ATGGATCGCCCCAGCTACCTGGAAGAGGACTATTCTAGCCTGGATGGGCTGGACGATGACGTGTTTCACTCTGATGACTTTGGACTTGCAGGTCAGCCTGGTGAGATGACTGCAACAGGCATTTTCACACAGAACCAGTCCTACAGCTGCCTTCTGGGGAGGTTTCAACTATTTCCCCTCACACACTGCTGTGGTCCCGGTGTCAGGCATCCTGAGCAGCAGGACAAGGCAACTCAAACACTCAGCCCGTCCTCTTCCAGTCAGGATGTTATGTTGCCTTGTGGAGTCACTGAAGAGCCCCGGAGACTCTTCTATG GGAATGCTGGTTACCGTTTACACGTCCCTCCAGTTGGCTTTGCATTGGATCGACACCTCCAAGAGGAGCCTCAGGAAGGTCAGCAGGAGGCGCGTGCTGAGGTGCAGATTGCACGGAAGTTGCAGTGCATTGCAGACCAGTTCCACCGGCTCCACATACAGAGG AATTAG